One stretch of Arachis hypogaea cultivar Tifrunner chromosome 20, arahy.Tifrunner.gnm2.J5K5, whole genome shotgun sequence DNA includes these proteins:
- the LOC112785818 gene encoding uncharacterized protein, producing the protein MDAYSGYNQIQMHPFDQNKTAFITEYGNYCYKVMPFGLKNAGATYQRLMDKIFAKQIGRNIEVYVDDMVAKTKIGNNHLDNLTEIFGQLRKYNMRLNLEKCAFGVQSGKFLGFMLTSRGIENAELRYPSIEKLALALVFSARRLRPYFQSHEIHVRTDQPLRQVLQKPELAGRLVKWSVELSEFDITYEGRASIKSQFLADFIVEFSVPSTTEDYIEWSLYVDGSSNPQGCGAGIILDDGRGNVIEHSLNFSFKASNNQSEYEALIAGLRLVADLNITELKVYCDSLLIVQQHIPRESNGRADILSKLASTQPNGSSLYQSTLLKPSIELTQVLSVTQEADWRSPYIQYLQTGILPGDVENARHFRRQASFFTIYNNCLYRRGFSRLLLKCLCRTETELALGENLKIKQHFSSVEHPQTNGLAEAANKVILHALRKKLDDAKGLWAELISEIIWGYNTTIHSTTKETPFRLVYSSDAMIPVEISQSSLRTELADLTTQDIARQSELDLIEELRSSTVVKYFAMQQHIARRYNQRLHPRSFRVNDLVLRKTEQARKPSSHSKLAANWDGPYRVTEIIVNGAYRLQTLEGKNLPNTWNVSSLKLYYS; encoded by the exons atggatgcatattctggttataaccagatccaAATGCATCCATTCGATCAAAATAAGACAGCCTTTATTACTGAATATGgaaactattgttataaagtcATGCCATTTGGCCTTAAGAATGCAGGTGCGACATATCAACGTCTAATGGACAAAATCTTCGCCAAACAAATCGGCAGGAACATTGAGGTCTACGTCGACGATATGGTCGCCAAGACAAAGATCGGCAACAATCACCTTGATAACCTCACCGAAATCTTCGGACAGCTAAGAAAATACAACATGCGGTTAAATCTCGAAAAGTGTGCATTTGGTGTTCAAAGCGGTaaattcctcggcttcatgcTCACTAGCCGAGGTATTGAG AATGCCGAGCTTCGATACCCGAGCATTGAGAAACTGGCCCTTGCCCTTGTCTTCTCAGCCAGAAGACTCCGACCATACTTTCAGAGCCATGAAATCCATGTTCGAACAGATCAACCTTTGCGGCAAGTCCTACAGAAACCTGAGCTGGCTGGCCGACTAGTAAAATGGTCGGTGGAGCTATCAGAATTCGATATCACGTACGAAGGACGAGCATCCATTAAATCCCAGTTTTTGGCCGACTTTATTGTCGAATTCTCAGTACCAAGTACAACTGAAGACTACATCGAATGGTCTTTATACGTCGACGGGTCCTCCAACCCACAAGGGTGTGGAGCAGGTATCATACTTGACGATGGCCGTGGTAACGTCATCGAACATTCCCTCAACTTCTCATTTAAAGCAAGCAACAATCAAAGTGAGTATGAAGCACTAATTGCCGGCCTTAGACTCGTGGCCGACCTAAACATCACCGAACTTAAGGTATATTGCGACTCCTTGCTTATCGTCCAACAG CACATACCAAGGGAGAGTAATGGCCGAGCTGACATTCTGTCTAAACTCGCCAGCACTCAACCAAATGGGTCATCACTTTATCAGTCAACACTACTTAAGCCAAGCATTGAACTAACACAAGTCTTAAGTGTAACACAGGAAGCAGATTGGAGATCCCCATACATACAGTATCTCCAAACAGGGATCTTGCCAGGCGACGTCGAAAATGCTCGACACTTCCGCCGACAAGCCTCATTTTTTACAATTTATAATAATTGCCTATATAGACGGGGATTCTCTCGTCTATTGCTTAAATGTCTTTGCAGAACAGAAACCGAGCTTGCACTTGGTGAG AACTTGAAAATCAAACAACACTTCTCATCAGTAGAGCACCCACAAACAAACGGGTTAGCAGAAGCCGCAAATAAAGTAATACTTCATGCTCTAAGAAAGAAACTAGATGATGCAAAAGGCCTCTGGGCCGAGCTTATCTCAGAGATCATATGGGGATACAATACAACAATTCactcaaccacaaaggagacaccCTTCCGTTTAGTCTACAGTTCAGACGCAATGATACCAGTGGAGATCTCCCAATCCTCACTACGCACTGAATTGGCCGACCTAACTACACAAGACATAGCTCGGCAATCCGAGCTTGACCTCATTGAAGAACTCAGATCCTCCACAGTAGTCAAATATTTTGCCATGCAACAGCACATTGCCCGAAGATATAACCAGAGGCTTCATCCAAGATCATTCCGCGTAAATGACCTTGTGCTTAGGAAAACAGAACAAGCTAGGAAACCATCATCACATAGCAAACTAGCAGCTAATTGGGACGGCCCTTACCGAGTCACCGAGATAATCGTCAATGGAGCCTACAGACTACAAACCCTAGAGGGTAAAAATCTCCCTAACACTTGGAATGTATCTTCCTTAAAGTTATATTACAGCTAA
- the LOC112785817 gene encoding uncharacterized protein: MRFTKIAISIPNLHPEVELHAIKSGLRPGKFQETIAMAKPKTMAEFREKAKGQINIEELRQARKVEKPHYRDDDKTRDSKKNFKPIPRYETYTKFNTKRDDIIKEILNSKLIKPPRKAGSYPYSKGTDRSKYCSFHQKHRHNTDDCIIAKDLLERLARQGHLDKYISGHMQWRAPPLGDPSSVTQHGRDRDRPNNSHPELPTRTINCISGGFAGGGATSSARKRSYRAILSINADQSQQQLLPTSPQITFQKADHDNSVANLDDPVIISLQLGDLLVKKVLLEPGSSADVLFYSTFQKMKLSNNVIQPSTSDLDNTIATIHNDAREARECYNNSLKRPNRNTKAQVHNIGNMNDQHMLADLDPRAGTLEIKGQPQQKT, translated from the exons ATGCGCTTCACAAAGATAGCCATAAGTATACCTAACCTCCACCCCGAGGTGGAACTACACGCCATAAAAAGCGGATTACGACCAGGAAAATTCCAGGAAACTATTGCTATGGCCAAACCAAAAACTATGGCCGAGTTCCGTGAAAAAGCTAAAGGACAGATCAACATTGAAGAACTCCGACAAGCTCGGAAAGTAGAAAAGCCTCACTATAGAGACGATGACAAAACACGAGACAGTAAGAAGAATTTCAAACCAATTCCACGATATGAGACCTACACCAAATTCAACACCAAGCGCGATGATATCATCAAGGAAATATTGAATTCGAAATTAATCAAGCCACCAAGAAAAGCTGGCAGTTACCCATATTCAAAAGGCACTGACCGATCAAAATACTGCTCCTTCCACCAGAAGCACAGACACAATACTGACGACTGCATCATCGCCAAAGACCTACTGGAGCGACTAGCTCGGCAGGGTCACCTAGACAAATACATTAGCGGCCACATGCAGTGGCGAGCACCTCCTTTAGGAGACCCAAGCTCGGTTACACAACATGGCCGAGATAGAGACCGACCGAACAATAGCCATCCTGAACTACCAACACGTACAATTAACTGTATTTCCGGAGGTTTTGCAGGAGGAGGAGCCACAAGCTCGGCAAGAAAAAGATCTTACCGAGCTATACTTTCCATCAACGCCGATCAAAGTCAACAGCAGCTGCTGCCGACATCTCCACAGATAACATTCCAGAAAGCCGATCATGACAACAGCGTAGCAAATCTGGACGATCCCGTCATAATCTCCCTACAGCTCGGAGATCTCCTAGTTAAAAAGGTGTTGCTCGAACCAGGCAGCAGTGCCGACGTTCTCTTTTACTCAACATTCCAGAAAATGAAACTGAGCAATAACGTCATCCAACCTTCCACTAGTGACTTG GACAACACAATTGCAACCATTCACAATGATGCCCGAGAAGCCAGAGAATGCTACAACAATAGTCTCAAAAGACCTAACCGTAACACAAAAGCCCAGGTTCACAATATCGGCAACATGAATGACCAACACATGCTGGCCGACCTTGATCCCAGAGCGGGAACACTAGAAATTAAAGGCCAACCCCAACAGAAGACCTAG